The Paenibacillus yonginensis genome segment CCGGATCGATCAGCTTCCTATGATTTTGTCCGGCATTTTTTACAGAGGTTCGTTGAACGGGATCAGTCTGCCCTTTTTCAACAATCTCATGTACCGCCAAAATTGCGAAATGCCGCTCCTACCTTGACCTCACGGACATTATTTGGGATCACGATTGGTTGATCCCGTCACGATTCGTGGTTCAGAGGCTGCAGGATTTCCTGCAGCCTCTTTTTGTTCTCTTTAAGAGGTCTGCCAGGGTTCGGAGGACGGCACGGGAACAAGGAGAACTTAATCATGATTCTGCAAACACAACATATTCAAAAATATTACGGTGCCGAGCTGGTGCTCAGCGATGTCTCGCTCGAAATCGGCGCCGGGGAGAAAGTCGGTCTGATTGGCCGTAACGGTGCCGGCAAAACGACGCTGCTGCGCGTCCTGTCCGGACTGGAGAAGCCGGACGG includes the following:
- a CDS encoding RAxF-45 family protein, which encodes MILSGIFYRGSLNGISLPFFNNLMYRQNCEMPLLP